From Caldisericota bacterium, a single genomic window includes:
- a CDS encoding formate/nitrite transporter family protein yields MTELNFFSPAQIAEKMSAAGQKKVVTPAGKFFTLAILAGAFIAFGAELSIMIGHQTGLGVGVTKLLAGSVFSVGLMLVIIAGSELFTGDNLIVIAALERKIRWSQVLNRWMLVYLGNFVGSILLAAIMFGTGLWLTNGGLVGATALNIANAKVNLTFMQALMRGIGCNWLVCLAVWMAISAKDIAGKILAIYFPIMAFVASGFEHSVANMFFIPYGLFLKGSPAVVDATGKAASAFSNLTWGNFVTKNLVPVTIGNIIGGALFVGMLYWYIYLKKEA; encoded by the coding sequence ATGACAGAACTAAATTTCTTTTCACCAGCGCAGATTGCTGAAAAAATGAGTGCTGCTGGACAAAAAAAGGTTGTAACCCCTGCCGGGAAGTTTTTTACACTTGCTATTCTTGCGGGCGCTTTTATTGCTTTTGGTGCTGAACTCTCTATTATGATAGGGCATCAAACTGGTCTGGGTGTTGGAGTAACAAAGCTTCTTGCTGGTAGCGTATTTAGCGTAGGACTTATGCTTGTAATCATTGCAGGAAGTGAATTATTTACGGGAGACAATCTCATTGTGATTGCTGCTCTTGAAAGAAAGATTCGCTGGAGCCAGGTTTTAAATAGGTGGATGCTTGTTTATCTTGGTAATTTTGTTGGCTCTATTCTTCTCGCTGCTATTATGTTTGGCACGGGATTGTGGCTTACAAATGGAGGTCTTGTTGGTGCAACCGCTTTAAATATTGCAAATGCAAAAGTGAATCTTACATTTATGCAGGCATTAATGCGTGGTATTGGATGTAACTGGTTGGTCTGTCTTGCTGTCTGGATGGCGATTTCTGCAAAAGACATTGCTGGCAAGATCCTTGCAATTTATTTCCCCATTATGGCGTTTGTTGCTTCAGGGTTTGAACATAGTGTAGCAAATATGTTCTTTATTCCTTACGGATTATTCCTTAAGGGCTCACCCGCAGTTGTAGATGCTACAGGAAAGGCAGCATCAGCATTCAGCAACCTTACATGGGGAAATTTCGTTACGAAAAACCTGGTTCCTGTAACAATAGGCAATATCATTGGTGGAGCTCTCTTTGTAGGTATGTTGTACTGGTATATTTATCTTAAAAAAGAGGCGTAA
- a CDS encoding formate dehydrogenase accessory sulfurtransferase FdhD: MIKFVKILRLNNGRKEELDDKIVKEKNINLYLNDKLIERIIYSPPLEEELVFGYLFSKGYINRKNDLKKIIFKEKDYYTDCHTEVEKISNNPLLEKQFSINSSKLFVLMKELLSKSIVFKQTGGTHISGLSDGQKLISFFEDVSRQSTIFKLAGDAILTDKLFDANILFTSGRISETAVQYAKRLGVMSVVSRSAPTDFAIEMAKDANIMLIGFLRGNRFNIYSNSKNFQLF; encoded by the coding sequence ATGATAAAGTTCGTTAAAATTTTACGGTTGAATAATGGACGAAAGGAAGAACTGGACGACAAAATCGTAAAGGAAAAAAACATTAATTTGTATTTAAACGATAAACTTATCGAAAGAATTATTTATTCTCCTCCACTTGAGGAGGAATTAGTTTTTGGATACTTGTTTTCAAAAGGCTATATTAATAGAAAAAATGACTTGAAGAAGATTATTTTTAAGGAGAAAGATTACTATACTGATTGCCATACAGAAGTTGAAAAGATATCCAACAATCCTTTATTAGAAAAGCAATTCTCTATTAATTCCTCAAAATTGTTTGTGCTCATGAAGGAACTTCTTTCGAAAAGTATAGTTTTTAAACAAACCGGCGGAACTCATATTTCAGGTTTATCGGATGGACAAAAGCTTATTTCGTTTTTTGAAGATGTTTCTCGGCAGAGTACTATTTTTAAGTTGGCTGGCGATGCGATTTTGACTGACAAATTGTTTGATGCTAACATTTTATTTACGAGTGGAAGAATAAGCGAGACTGCAGTTCAATATGCAAAAAGGTTAGGCGTTATGTCTGTTGTTTCTCGTTCTGCGCCTACAGATTTTGCTATTGAAATGGCAAAAGATGCCAATATTATGCTTATCGGGTTTTTAAGAGGCAACAGGTTTAATATTTATTCAAATAGTAAAAACTTTCAACTTTTTTAA
- a CDS encoding DMT family transporter — protein MSKVKSIFIIFIGMVSVGLAAIFIRLCNAPPLVIATYRMGLSAILIAPLFFILERDKLKCLDFKKDVLPFVLLGGLLAAHFVLWISSLFYTTVLASTVLVTTNPIFVAGFSFFLFKESTKKCTIIGIIIAFVGGLVIALSAKNIGLSNNYGNFLALMGAIAVSFYLIIGKKVRKKFNLITYIFFVYSFAAIILIVSSILTRQNLFYYSKETYLYFFLLAFIPQIIGHTAFNWALKYFSAPFVAITILGEPVFATFFALIILHEMPIFIEFIGGALILLGVYLSAMAEVWNIS, from the coding sequence ATGAGCAAGGTTAAATCTATATTTATAATTTTTATCGGTATGGTCTCTGTGGGTCTTGCAGCTATTTTTATCCGGCTCTGCAATGCACCGCCACTTGTTATTGCAACTTATAGGATGGGACTTAGCGCAATTCTCATTGCTCCTCTGTTTTTTATTTTAGAAAGAGATAAGTTGAAATGTTTGGATTTTAAAAAGGATGTTTTGCCTTTTGTATTATTGGGGGGCCTTCTTGCTGCCCATTTTGTGCTATGGATAAGCTCGCTTTTCTATACTACTGTTCTTGCATCCACTGTGCTTGTTACAACAAATCCTATTTTTGTTGCTGGTTTCTCATTTTTTCTTTTCAAGGAGAGTACAAAAAAATGTACAATTATAGGGATCATAATAGCATTTGTAGGAGGATTGGTTATTGCTCTTTCAGCAAAAAATATAGGATTGAGCAATAATTACGGTAATTTTCTTGCACTTATGGGAGCAATTGCCGTATCTTTTTATTTAATCATTGGTAAAAAAGTGCGAAAGAAATTTAACCTTATTACGTATATCTTTTTTGTGTATAGTTTTGCCGCAATAATTCTTATTGTAAGCTCAATTTTAACCAGACAGAATCTTTTTTATTATTCTAAGGAAACTTACCTTTATTTCTTTCTTTTAGCATTTATTCCTCAGATTATTGGGCATACTGCATTTAATTGGGCATTAAAATATTTTTCTGCTCCCTTTGTTGCTATTACAATACTCGGAGAGCCTGTTTTTGCTACATTTTTTGCGTTGATTATTTTGCACGAAATGCCTATCTTTATAGAATTTATTGGGGGAGCTTTAATTCTTTTAGGTGTGTATCTCTCTGCTATGGCAGAGGTTTGGAATATTTCTTAA
- a CDS encoding molybdenum cofactor guanylyltransferase produces the protein MTIQPVILIGGKGKRLGKDKVFLSFENTLLLERTYRLFKESFIEEPLFVGRGVLPFPYRIIPDSIPGIGPIGGLFTALAYTSEDFIFLTACDMPFINKNLLSYMKNMLSKNVDIYIPYFDNGMIEPLFAFYNKRLMSLVNEQIKIGDYKLRSLLNTASVQFLSESEIESIDPEFLTFFNVNTKSDFEKAQELLDDKVR, from the coding sequence TTGACAATCCAACCTGTCATTCTTATTGGAGGCAAGGGAAAAAGACTTGGAAAAGATAAAGTATTTCTTTCCTTTGAGAATACTTTGCTTTTAGAACGGACTTATCGTCTTTTTAAGGAATCATTTATAGAAGAACCTCTCTTCGTAGGAAGAGGGGTTCTTCCCTTCCCTTACAGAATTATTCCTGATAGTATCCCAGGAATTGGGCCTATCGGTGGATTGTTTACAGCTTTGGCATATACAAGCGAAGATTTTATTTTTCTTACTGCTTGCGATATGCCATTTATAAATAAAAATCTTCTTTCCTATATGAAAAATATGTTGAGCAAGAATGTAGATATTTATATTCCTTATTTTGACAACGGAATGATTGAACCGTTGTTTGCTTTTTATAATAAACGCTTAATGTCTCTTGTTAATGAGCAAATTAAAATTGGAGATTATAAACTTCGTTCTTTATTGAATACTGCTTCTGTACAATTTCTCAGCGAAAGCGAAATAGAAAGTATTGATCCTGAGTTTTTAACTTTTTTTAATGTGAATACTAAAAGTGATTTCGAGAAGGCACAGGAGTTGTTAGATGATAAAGTTCGTTAA